The following are encoded in a window of Pseudomonas multiresinivorans genomic DNA:
- a CDS encoding AraC family transcriptional regulator — MPHTITVHYAQGILQAAERLGLPVPADLQAASLEPRIPLQRQDAFWEAICAASGDPLLGLRLGSALQVGHLDMVGALLMSCDHYGEALDALLEYYPIIAEGSEFQREQDATQVRLVYRPSYAVRREERVEAALASLVHLTRWITGDRVKPQRLTLSHVARGEPARYVEVLGCPVTFEGAENALSFAVADLDVPLIQANALMREHLRALADAQLERLGAQSLAARVQQLLRQNPRWGKEKVAEQLELSGRHLNRKLAEEGTSFKLLREQVLHGMAEQLLRESSRLGEVAERLGFSDESAFAKAFRRWSGMTPGQFRQGN, encoded by the coding sequence ATGCCGCACACCATTACTGTCCATTACGCCCAGGGCATCCTGCAGGCCGCCGAGCGCCTGGGGCTGCCGGTGCCTGCCGATCTGCAGGCGGCCAGCCTGGAGCCGCGCATTCCGTTGCAGCGCCAGGACGCCTTCTGGGAAGCCATCTGCGCCGCTTCGGGCGATCCGTTGCTGGGCCTGCGCCTGGGCAGTGCGCTGCAGGTCGGGCACCTGGACATGGTCGGCGCGCTGCTGATGAGCTGTGACCACTATGGTGAGGCGCTGGACGCCTTGCTGGAGTATTACCCGATCATCGCCGAGGGCAGCGAGTTCCAGCGCGAGCAGGACGCGACGCAGGTCCGCCTGGTTTATCGGCCGAGCTACGCCGTGCGCCGCGAGGAGCGTGTGGAGGCCGCTCTGGCCAGCCTGGTGCACCTGACCCGCTGGATCACCGGCGACCGGGTCAAGCCGCAGCGACTGACCCTGAGCCATGTCGCACGGGGCGAGCCGGCGCGGTATGTCGAGGTGCTGGGATGCCCGGTAACCTTCGAGGGTGCCGAGAATGCCCTGAGCTTTGCCGTGGCCGACCTCGACGTACCGCTGATTCAGGCCAACGCCCTGATGCGCGAGCACCTGCGTGCGCTGGCCGACGCGCAGCTAGAACGTCTGGGCGCGCAGAGTTTGGCCGCGCGCGTGCAGCAGCTGCTGCGGCAGAACCCACGCTGGGGCAAGGAGAAGGTCGCCGAGCAACTGGAGCTCAGTGGGCGCCACCTCAACCGCAAACTGGCGGAGGAAGGCACCAGCTTCAAGCTGCTGCGCGAACAGGTGTTGCATGGCATGGCCGAACAGCTGCTGCGCGAGTCCTCGCGGCTGGGCGAGGTGGCCGAGCGCCTGGGGTTCTCCGACGAGAGTGCTTTCGCCAAGGCTTTCCGCCGCTGGAGCGGGATGACGCCGGGGCAATTCCGTCAGGGCAACTGA
- a CDS encoding murein transglycosylase A, which produces MTDSSRHWTRPLLATLCFATLLSGCGLFGKKPEEAQAPTYSKADWSDLPQTADTDVLQGFSAWRSACAVRLKKDDIWAATCAEAASVPASAPAIRQFMQARLQPYQLRSGEGSRNGLITGYYEPVYRGSQQRDATHTVPVYGVPKDLITVALDSVYPELKGKRLRGKLEGNTLVPYADAAGIRRDGVNAPVLAWLPDPMDLQFLQIQGSGRVELASGRQLRLGYADQNGRPYKPVGRWLVEQGELSKEEVSMARIRDWARAHPQRVDELLASNPSYVFFSQRPDSNEAPRGSLNVPLTPGYSVAIDRKVIPLGSLMWLSTTRPDGAPVVRPVAAQDTGGAIVGEVRADLFWGTGDAAGELAGHMKQDGQLWLLWPKDKSLPGA; this is translated from the coding sequence GTGACCGACTCGTCCCGCCACTGGACCCGCCCTCTCCTCGCCACCCTGTGTTTCGCCACCCTGCTTTCAGGCTGCGGCCTGTTCGGCAAAAAGCCCGAAGAAGCCCAGGCGCCCACCTATTCCAAGGCCGACTGGTCGGACCTGCCCCAGACCGCCGACACCGATGTGCTGCAAGGCTTCAGCGCCTGGCGCTCGGCCTGCGCGGTACGCCTGAAGAAGGATGACATCTGGGCCGCGACCTGCGCCGAAGCGGCGAGCGTGCCGGCTTCTGCCCCGGCGATCCGCCAATTCATGCAGGCCCGGTTGCAGCCCTACCAGCTGCGTTCCGGCGAAGGCAGCAGGAACGGCCTGATCACCGGCTACTACGAGCCCGTCTACCGTGGCAGCCAGCAGCGCGACGCCACGCACACCGTACCGGTCTATGGCGTGCCGAAAGACCTGATCACCGTCGCACTGGACAGCGTCTACCCGGAGCTGAAGGGCAAGCGCCTGCGCGGCAAGCTCGAAGGCAACACCCTGGTACCTTACGCTGACGCCGCCGGCATCCGCCGCGATGGGGTCAATGCGCCCGTACTGGCCTGGCTGCCTGACCCGATGGACCTGCAGTTCCTGCAGATCCAGGGCTCCGGCCGGGTGGAGCTCGCCTCCGGCCGCCAGTTGCGCCTGGGTTACGCCGACCAGAACGGTCGCCCGTACAAGCCGGTGGGCCGCTGGCTGGTGGAACAGGGCGAGCTGAGCAAGGAAGAAGTCAGCATGGCGCGCATCCGCGACTGGGCCCGCGCCCACCCGCAGCGCGTCGACGAACTGCTGGCAAGCAACCCCAGCTACGTGTTCTTCAGCCAGCGTCCGGACAGCAACGAAGCCCCGCGCGGTTCGCTGAACGTGCCGCTGACGCCCGGTTACAGCGTGGCCATCGATCGCAAGGTGATCCCACTGGGCAGCCTGATGTGGCTCTCCACCACCCGACCGGATGGCGCGCCTGTGGTACGCCCGGTCGCAGCGCAGGACACCGGCGGCGCCATTGTCGGCGAGGTGCGCGCGGACCTGTTCTGGGGCACCGGCGATGCCGCCGGGGAGCTCGCCGGGCACATGAAGCAGGACGGTCAGCTGTGGCTGCTCTGGCCCAAGGACAAGTCGCTGCCGGGCGCCTGA
- a CDS encoding DNA polymerase II encodes MEARQGFVLTRHWRDTPEGTEVGFWLATDEGPRHVLLPPQTSVAFVPAEQRARAEKLLAGERGAELRPLGLRDFQQRPVLGLYCQQHRQLMNLEKKLREAGVEVFEADIRPPERYLMERFITAPVTFNGEPGEGGSILTAQLRPAPDYRPRLKLASLDIETNIRGDLYSIALEGCGQRQVYMLGPANGIDGERDFELEYCESRAQLLERLNQWLAEHDPDAIIGWNLVQFDLRVLQEHSKRLEVPLRLGRGGDEMGWRQHASSNHFFAAAAGRLIIDGIEALRSAFWSFPSFSLESVSQSLLGEGKSIDNPYDRMAEIDRRFAEDKPALAKYNLKDCELVTRIFEKTRILDFLLERASVTGLPADRSGGSVAAFTHLYLPPMHRLGYVAPNLGGKAPEASPGGFVMDSRPGLYESVLVLDYKSLYPSIIRTFLIDPVGLVEGLSEPSDEASIPGFRGGRFSRTQHCLPAIVERVWQGRDAAKRDGNAPLSQALKIIMNAFYGVLGSSGCRFFDPRLASSITMRGHEIMRRTRELIEGQGHRVIYGDTDSTFVWLGRAHGEEEAARIGRDLVHHVNQWWAQHLREEYGLECALEIQFERHFRRFLMPTIRGAEEGSKKRYAGLVRRENGSDEMVFKGLETVRTDWSPLAQQFQQELYLRIFQRQPYRDYVRDYVNRTLAGEQDELLIFRKRLRRQLGDYERNVPPHVRAARIADDYNERQGRPRQYQRGGWISYVITVNGPEPLETLSSPIDYDHYVSRQLQPIADAILPFVDDDFGGLIDKQMGLF; translated from the coding sequence GTGGAGGCAAGGCAGGGTTTCGTCCTGACCCGACATTGGCGGGATACGCCCGAAGGCACCGAGGTGGGCTTCTGGCTGGCCACCGATGAAGGGCCCCGGCATGTGCTGCTGCCGCCGCAGACCTCGGTGGCCTTCGTGCCGGCCGAGCAGCGCGCCCGCGCCGAGAAGCTGTTGGCCGGCGAGCGCGGTGCCGAACTGCGCCCGCTGGGCCTGCGCGACTTCCAGCAGCGTCCGGTGCTGGGCTTGTACTGCCAGCAGCACCGCCAGTTGATGAACCTTGAAAAGAAGCTGCGCGAGGCGGGCGTCGAAGTATTCGAGGCAGACATTCGTCCGCCCGAGCGCTACCTGATGGAACGCTTCATTACCGCTCCGGTGACCTTCAACGGTGAGCCAGGCGAGGGCGGCAGTATCCTCACGGCGCAACTGCGGCCCGCGCCGGATTATCGGCCAAGGCTGAAGCTGGCCTCGCTGGACATCGAGACCAACATCCGTGGCGACCTTTACTCCATTGCCCTGGAGGGCTGTGGCCAGCGCCAGGTGTACATGCTCGGTCCCGCCAATGGCATCGACGGCGAACGCGATTTCGAACTGGAATACTGCGAGAGCCGTGCGCAGTTGCTGGAGCGCCTGAACCAGTGGCTGGCCGAGCACGATCCCGACGCGATCATCGGCTGGAACCTTGTGCAGTTCGACCTGCGCGTCCTGCAGGAGCACTCCAAGCGCCTGGAGGTCCCGCTGCGTCTGGGGCGTGGCGGCGACGAGATGGGCTGGCGGCAGCATGCCTCGTCCAATCACTTCTTTGCCGCGGCGGCCGGGCGGCTGATCATCGACGGCATCGAAGCGTTGCGCTCGGCGTTCTGGAGTTTCCCCTCGTTCAGCCTGGAAAGTGTCTCGCAAAGCCTGCTGGGCGAAGGCAAGTCCATCGACAACCCCTACGACCGCATGGCCGAGATCGACCGCCGTTTCGCCGAAGACAAGCCGGCGCTGGCGAAATACAACCTCAAGGACTGCGAGCTGGTCACGCGCATCTTCGAGAAGACCCGCATCCTCGACTTCCTGCTGGAGCGCGCCAGTGTCACCGGGCTGCCGGCCGACCGCAGTGGCGGCTCGGTGGCAGCCTTCACCCACCTGTATCTGCCGCCGATGCACCGGTTGGGCTACGTCGCGCCGAACCTCGGTGGCAAGGCGCCGGAGGCGAGCCCTGGCGGATTCGTCATGGATTCGCGGCCGGGGCTTTACGAGTCGGTGCTGGTGCTGGATTACAAGAGCCTGTATCCGTCGATCATCCGCACCTTCCTGATTGACCCGGTCGGGCTGGTCGAAGGGCTGAGCGAGCCGTCCGACGAGGCCTCGATCCCCGGCTTCCGTGGCGGGCGCTTTTCGCGCACGCAGCATTGCCTGCCGGCCATCGTCGAGCGCGTCTGGCAGGGGCGCGACGCCGCCAAGCGCGATGGCAACGCGCCACTTTCCCAGGCGCTGAAGATCATCATGAACGCCTTCTACGGCGTGCTCGGCTCCAGCGGCTGCCGCTTCTTCGACCCACGCCTGGCATCATCGATCACCATGCGCGGCCACGAAATCATGCGTCGTACCCGAGAGCTGATCGAAGGTCAGGGACATCGGGTGATCTACGGCGACACAGACTCCACTTTCGTCTGGCTTGGCCGTGCCCATGGCGAAGAAGAGGCAGCACGGATCGGGCGCGATCTGGTGCACCACGTCAACCAGTGGTGGGCGCAGCACCTGCGCGAGGAGTACGGTCTGGAGTGCGCGCTGGAGATCCAGTTCGAGCGGCACTTCCGGCGCTTCCTGATGCCAACCATCCGTGGCGCGGAAGAGGGCAGCAAGAAGCGCTATGCCGGCCTGGTGCGGCGTGAGAACGGCAGCGACGAGATGGTCTTCAAGGGCCTGGAAACCGTGCGCACGGATTGGTCGCCGCTGGCCCAGCAGTTCCAGCAGGAACTCTACCTGCGCATCTTCCAGCGTCAGCCGTATCGCGATTACGTGCGCGACTACGTGAACCGGACCCTCGCCGGCGAGCAGGACGAGCTGCTGATTTTTCGCAAGCGCCTGCGCCGCCAGCTCGGTGACTACGAACGCAACGTGCCGCCCCACGTGCGCGCGGCGCGCATCGCCGACGACTACAACGAGCGCCAGGGGCGCCCGCGGCAGTACCAGCGCGGTGGCTGGATCAGCTACGTCATCACCGTCAACGGGCCTGAGCCGCTGGAAACGCTCAGCTCGCCCATCGATTACGACCACTACGTCAGCCGACAGCTGCAGCCGATCGCCGACGCCATCCTGCCGTTCGTGGACGACGACTTCGGTGGGCTGATCGACAAGCAGATGGGCCTGTTCTGA
- the queD gene encoding 6-carboxytetrahydropterin synthase QueD — translation MELFKEFTFESAHRLPHVPAGHQCGRLHGHSFRAAIYIEGEVDPHTGWIRDFAEIKQIFKPIYDQLDHNYLNDIPGLENPTSENLCRWIWQQLKPLLPELFKVRVHETCTSGCEYRGD, via the coding sequence GTGGAATTGTTCAAAGAGTTCACCTTCGAATCCGCCCACCGCCTGCCCCACGTTCCCGCAGGGCACCAGTGCGGCCGCCTGCATGGCCACTCCTTCCGAGCTGCCATCTACATCGAGGGCGAGGTCGATCCGCATACCGGCTGGATTCGCGATTTCGCCGAGATCAAGCAGATCTTCAAGCCGATCTACGATCAGCTCGACCATAACTACCTGAATGACATCCCCGGCCTGGAAAACCCCACCAGCGAAAATCTCTGCCGCTGGATCTGGCAACAGCTCAAGCCGCTGCTGCCGGAGCTGTTCAAGGTGCGCGTGCACGAGACCTGCACCAGCGGTTGCGAATACCGCGGCGACTGA